A single genomic interval of Odontesthes bonariensis isolate fOdoBon6 chromosome 3, fOdoBon6.hap1, whole genome shotgun sequence harbors:
- the cdkn1a gene encoding cyclin-dependent kinase inhibitor 1 isoform X1 — MCRLMASHKRTLSTLRTNGSARRNLFGPVDREQLRAEYQAALSKDLEEASHRWGFDFISDKPLESSDFKWEGIPGTRVPLLYRSCLLAAGRSEGKRAKITPKGRRVGPPQSEKENIPRTPETCELNLESLEKTPGRGENTGVKRKQTNLTDFYQAKRRVVWMPRKSGE, encoded by the exons ATG TGCAGACTGATGGCTTCTCACAAGCGGACCCTGAGTACCCTCAGGACAAATGGATCTGCTCGAAGAAACCTTTTCGGCCCAGTGGACAGAGAGCAGCTGCGGGCGGAGTACCAGGCTGCCCTGAGTAAAGACCTGGAGGAGGCATCCCACCGCTGGGGCTTTGACTTCATCTCAGACAAACCTCTGGAGAGCAGCGATTTTAAATGGGAGGGCATCCCAGGTACCAGGGTGCCGCTGCTCTACAGATCCTGTCTGCTTGCTGCTGGACGGTCGGAGGGCAAGAGGGCAAAGATTACTCCCAAAGGAAGAAGGGTGGGGCCACCACAGAGTGAGAAGGAGAACATTCCCCGTACACCAGAGACATGTGAGCTCAACCTGGAGAGCCTGGAGAAAACACCAGGGAGGGGAGAAAATACTGGGGTCAAGAGGAaacagacaaacctcacag ATTTCTATCAGGCTAAAAGGAGAGTGGTTTGGATGCCGAGGAAATCCGGCGAGTGA
- the cdkn1a gene encoding cyclin-dependent kinase inhibitor 1 isoform X2 produces MASHKRTLSTLRTNGSARRNLFGPVDREQLRAEYQAALSKDLEEASHRWGFDFISDKPLESSDFKWEGIPGTRVPLLYRSCLLAAGRSEGKRAKITPKGRRVGPPQSEKENIPRTPETCELNLESLEKTPGRGENTGVKRKQTNLTDFYQAKRRVVWMPRKSGE; encoded by the exons ATGGCTTCTCACAAGCGGACCCTGAGTACCCTCAGGACAAATGGATCTGCTCGAAGAAACCTTTTCGGCCCAGTGGACAGAGAGCAGCTGCGGGCGGAGTACCAGGCTGCCCTGAGTAAAGACCTGGAGGAGGCATCCCACCGCTGGGGCTTTGACTTCATCTCAGACAAACCTCTGGAGAGCAGCGATTTTAAATGGGAGGGCATCCCAGGTACCAGGGTGCCGCTGCTCTACAGATCCTGTCTGCTTGCTGCTGGACGGTCGGAGGGCAAGAGGGCAAAGATTACTCCCAAAGGAAGAAGGGTGGGGCCACCACAGAGTGAGAAGGAGAACATTCCCCGTACACCAGAGACATGTGAGCTCAACCTGGAGAGCCTGGAGAAAACACCAGGGAGGGGAGAAAATACTGGGGTCAAGAGGAaacagacaaacctcacag ATTTCTATCAGGCTAAAAGGAGAGTGGTTTGGATGCCGAGGAAATCCGGCGAGTGA